From Yersinia hibernica, a single genomic window includes:
- a CDS encoding ABC transporter ATP-binding protein codes for MLSLTGVNQYYGKNHILWDINLEIPRGQCTCLIGRNGVGKTTLINCIMGHLPIKSGTMTWQPNHQPPQNLLQQPVEGRTALGIGYVPQGQQIFSQLSVEENMLIAVLAGRHKSHHIPGWVFELFPLLYDKRNQRGGELTRNQQQQLAIARALVAEPELLILDEPGSGTLPPLNEDIGHILHQLSRGLGMTVLLVEHRLPFIQHVADRFCLMAGGRNVAQGTLDLLDENMIIEHLAS; via the coding sequence ATGCTGAGTTTAACCGGTGTAAATCAATACTATGGTAAGAACCATATCCTTTGGGATATCAATCTGGAGATTCCACGCGGCCAATGTACTTGTCTGATTGGCCGTAACGGCGTAGGCAAAACCACCTTAATTAATTGTATTATGGGCCATTTGCCCATTAAAAGTGGCACTATGACCTGGCAACCTAACCATCAACCGCCACAGAATTTGCTACAGCAACCCGTCGAGGGGCGCACGGCTCTCGGCATCGGCTATGTCCCGCAAGGGCAGCAGATATTTTCCCAATTGAGTGTCGAGGAGAATATGTTAATAGCCGTGTTGGCTGGCCGCCACAAATCGCACCATATTCCCGGCTGGGTTTTTGAGTTGTTTCCGCTGCTATATGACAAACGCAATCAACGGGGTGGGGAACTGACTCGCAATCAACAACAACAATTGGCGATTGCCCGAGCATTGGTGGCCGAACCGGAGTTGCTGATTCTGGATGAGCCGGGCAGTGGCACATTGCCGCCACTGAATGAAGATATTGGTCATATTTTGCATCAGCTTAGTCGTGGCCTTGGCATGACCGTGCTTTTAGTTGAGCATCGATTACCTTTTATTCAACATGTTGCGGATAGATTTTGCCTTATGGCAGGTGGCCGGAATGTGGCGCAGGGGACGTTAGATCTACTGGATGAAAATATGATTATTGAGCATTTGGCCAGTTGA
- the bioD gene encoding dethiobiotin synthase, whose translation MIKRWFITGTDTDVGKTVASCALLQAAALEGYRTAGYKPVASGSQMTADGLRNSDALALQANSTQALSYAQVNPLTLLEATSPHIASISEGQEIHLSVLSEGLRQLEQSADWILVEGAGGWFTPLSAQVTFADWVQQEQLPVIMVVGVKLGCINHALLTALAIQQAGLPLVGWVANEVMPAGKRQTEYMATLTQMISAPLLGVIPHLPTLAAGPTELRGLGHYLDLSLLAAER comes from the coding sequence GTGATTAAACGTTGGTTTATCACTGGCACTGATACTGATGTCGGTAAGACGGTTGCCAGTTGTGCATTACTGCAAGCTGCGGCATTGGAGGGCTACCGTACCGCCGGTTATAAGCCGGTCGCCTCGGGTAGTCAGATGACGGCTGATGGTTTGCGTAACAGCGACGCACTGGCATTACAGGCTAACAGCACGCAAGCATTGTCTTATGCGCAGGTGAACCCGCTGACTCTGCTGGAGGCAACCTCGCCACACATTGCCAGCATAAGTGAAGGGCAGGAGATTCATTTGTCTGTCTTATCTGAAGGCTTGCGCCAGCTTGAGCAATCGGCAGATTGGATTCTGGTCGAGGGCGCTGGCGGCTGGTTTACGCCACTTTCTGCCCAAGTCACTTTTGCCGATTGGGTGCAGCAGGAACAATTACCGGTAATTATGGTTGTTGGTGTCAAGCTGGGGTGTATCAATCATGCACTGTTGACGGCTTTGGCTATTCAGCAGGCGGGGTTGCCCTTGGTGGGGTGGGTTGCTAATGAAGTGATGCCCGCGGGCAAGCGGCAAACCGAATATATGGCAACACTGACACAGATGATTAGCGCGCCATTATTGGGCGTAATTCCTCATCTGCCAACTCTTGCTGCTGGTCCGACAGAGCTGCGCGGTCTTGGTCACTACCTGGATTTGAGCTTACTGGCGGCGGAAAGGTAA
- the bioC gene encoding malonyl-ACP O-methyltransferase BioC, giving the protein MAFVTEHSRSAAGHQPAINQPTVNKPAIAAAFSRAANSYDSAADLQRATGETLLALGAQHPGGAVLDAGCGTGHFSRLWRERGKHVIALDLAAGMLERARQHQAADGYLLGDIENIPLPDQSVDLCFSNLAVQWCADLSVALGELYRVTRPGGCILFSTLADGSLDELGRAWQQIDGKRHVNDFLSFQHISAACQGYRHTLTPQLYQQQFANVIALMRSLQGIGATHLHQGREPGLSGRERLMALQRAYSMQSGYYPLSYHLVYGVIYRD; this is encoded by the coding sequence ATGGCGTTTGTCACTGAGCACTCGCGGTCAGCAGCGGGTCATCAGCCCGCAATTAATCAGCCGACAGTGAATAAACCGGCGATTGCGGCGGCTTTTAGCCGGGCTGCAAACAGTTACGATTCGGCGGCTGATTTACAGCGGGCAACCGGGGAGACCTTGCTGGCACTCGGCGCTCAGCACCCCGGGGGGGCGGTTTTGGATGCTGGCTGTGGTACTGGGCATTTCAGCCGCCTCTGGCGCGAGCGCGGTAAGCATGTCATCGCCTTGGATCTGGCCGCCGGTATGTTAGAGCGCGCCCGCCAACATCAGGCCGCTGATGGCTATTTGCTCGGAGATATTGAAAATATTCCGCTGCCGGATCAGTCGGTTGACCTCTGTTTTAGCAACTTGGCGGTACAGTGGTGTGCAGATTTATCCGTGGCGCTGGGGGAGTTGTATCGGGTGACTCGGCCGGGTGGGTGCATTCTGTTTTCCACTTTAGCCGACGGCTCCCTTGATGAATTGGGGCGGGCGTGGCAACAAATTGATGGCAAGCGCCATGTGAATGATTTTCTTTCATTTCAGCATATTAGTGCGGCCTGTCAGGGCTATCGGCACACCCTGACACCCCAGTTATACCAGCAGCAATTTGCAAACGTAATAGCGCTTATGCGCTCGTTACAGGGCATTGGTGCCACGCATTTACATCAGGGGCGCGAGCCAGGGTTGAGTGGCCGTGAGCGCCTAATGGCCTTACAGCGCGCTTATAGCATGCAATCCGGCTACTACCCACTGAGTTACCATTTAGTTTATGGGGTTATTTATCGTGATTAA
- the bioF gene encoding 8-amino-7-oxononanoate synthase, with the protein MSWLNKIERGLQQRRETAAYRSRQINDGANGRWLHTDTRRYLNFSSNDYLGLSQDSAVIAAWQQGAQRYGVGSGGSGHVTGYSRPHAQLEQQLADWLGYPRALLFISGYAANQAVLAALTAAEDRILADKLSHASLLEAATHSPAQLRRFAHNQADSLQKLLNRPCSGQTLVVTEGVFSMDGDSAPLVDLQQHTAQAGGWLLVDDAHGIGVRGEAGRGSCWLQGIQPELLVVTFGKAFGLSGAAVLCQEPVAEYLLQYARHLIYSTAMPPAQACALQTALLRIQQGDDLRQQLAQRIAQFRRGAADLPWQLGASETAIQPLWVGDNQQTLALAAQLRAAGLWVTAIRPPTVPPGGARLRITLSAAHQCDDIDHLLEVLHGVCH; encoded by the coding sequence ATGAGCTGGCTAAATAAGATAGAGCGCGGCTTGCAACAGCGGCGCGAGACTGCGGCCTATCGTTCCCGCCAGATTAATGACGGCGCTAATGGCCGCTGGTTACACACCGACACGCGGCGATATCTCAACTTTTCCAGCAATGATTATTTGGGCTTAAGTCAGGATTCAGCGGTGATTGCCGCCTGGCAGCAAGGGGCGCAGCGCTATGGCGTGGGGAGCGGCGGCTCCGGCCATGTGACGGGCTACAGTCGGCCTCATGCCCAATTAGAACAACAGCTTGCTGACTGGTTGGGTTATCCACGGGCTTTATTGTTTATCTCCGGTTATGCCGCCAATCAGGCGGTTTTGGCGGCGTTAACCGCAGCGGAAGATCGAATTCTGGCGGATAAACTCAGTCATGCTTCTTTATTGGAGGCCGCAACCCACTCGCCCGCTCAGTTGCGGCGTTTTGCCCATAATCAAGCCGATTCACTGCAAAAACTGCTCAATAGGCCGTGTTCAGGGCAAACTTTAGTGGTCACTGAAGGGGTTTTTAGCATGGATGGTGACAGTGCGCCCTTGGTGGATTTACAGCAGCACACCGCGCAGGCAGGCGGCTGGTTATTGGTCGATGATGCGCATGGTATTGGAGTGCGGGGTGAGGCGGGGCGCGGCAGTTGCTGGCTGCAAGGTATTCAACCCGAACTGTTGGTGGTCACTTTTGGTAAGGCATTTGGCTTAAGCGGCGCGGCCGTGTTGTGCCAGGAACCGGTGGCTGAATATTTGCTGCAATATGCCCGTCACCTGATTTACAGCACCGCGATGCCACCGGCGCAGGCCTGTGCTTTGCAAACTGCATTATTACGTATTCAGCAAGGTGATGATTTGCGCCAACAACTTGCGCAACGCATTGCGCAATTTCGTCGCGGTGCAGCAGATTTGCCATGGCAATTAGGCGCATCGGAAACCGCCATTCAGCCGCTGTGGGTGGGTGACAATCAACAAACCCTGGCATTGGCGGCGCAATTGCGCGCTGCGGGGTTATGGGTCACCGCTATTCGTCCGCCGACAGTTCCGCCCGGCGGTGCCCGGTTGCGCATTACTCTCAGTGCGGCACATCAATGTGATGATATCGACCACCTGTTGGAGGTGTTGCATGGCGTTTGTCACTGA
- the bioB gene encoding biotin synthase BioB translates to MANYMRWTVGQAQALFEKPLLELLFEAQLIHRQHFDPRQVQVSTLLSIKTGACPEDCKYCPQSSRYKTGLESERLMQVEQVLASAKKAKAAGSTRFCMGAAWKNPHERDMPYLEKMVEGVKAMGMETCMTLGTLDKQQAHRLADAGLDYYNHNLDTSPEFYGSIITTRTYQERLETLSEVRDAGIKVCSGGIVGLGETVRDRAGLLVQLANLPKPPESVPINMLVKVKGTPLENNDDVDAFDFIRTIAIARIMMPTSYVRLSAGREQMNEQTQAMCFMAGANSIFYGCKLLTTPNPEEDKDSQLLRKLGLNPQQTATDHGDNEQQQVLTAQLLHGDSLPGEPVQFYNAAV, encoded by the coding sequence ATGGCAAATTATATGCGCTGGACAGTCGGGCAAGCCCAGGCCCTGTTTGAAAAACCCTTGTTGGAATTATTGTTTGAAGCACAGCTTATTCATCGCCAACATTTTGATCCACGCCAAGTTCAAGTCAGTACGTTGTTGTCGATTAAAACCGGCGCTTGCCCGGAAGATTGTAAATATTGTCCACAAAGCTCGCGCTATAAAACCGGGCTGGAAAGTGAGCGATTAATGCAAGTCGAGCAAGTGTTGGCGTCCGCGAAAAAAGCCAAAGCCGCGGGTTCAACCCGGTTCTGTATGGGGGCGGCCTGGAAAAACCCTCATGAGCGCGATATGCCTTACTTGGAAAAAATGGTCGAAGGTGTCAAAGCAATGGGGATGGAAACCTGCATGACACTCGGCACATTAGATAAGCAACAAGCCCACCGATTGGCTGATGCTGGGCTGGATTATTACAATCACAATCTGGATACCTCGCCGGAATTCTATGGCAGCATCATCACCACCCGCACTTATCAGGAGCGGCTTGAGACCCTAAGTGAAGTGCGTGATGCCGGCATCAAAGTCTGCTCCGGTGGGATTGTTGGGTTGGGCGAAACTGTTCGTGACCGTGCCGGGTTGCTAGTGCAACTGGCGAATTTGCCCAAACCACCGGAAAGTGTGCCAATCAATATGCTGGTCAAAGTGAAAGGAACACCGCTGGAAAATAATGACGATGTGGATGCTTTCGACTTCATTCGCACCATCGCGATTGCCCGCATCATGATGCCAACCTCTTATGTACGCCTTTCTGCCGGCCGTGAGCAAATGAACGAACAGACACAGGCAATGTGTTTTATGGCCGGGGCCAACTCCATTTTCTATGGCTGCAAATTGCTCACCACGCCGAATCCGGAAGAAGATAAAGATTCCCAACTGTTGCGCAAGTTGGGGCTAAACCCGCAACAGACAGCAACCGATCATGGCGATAATGAACAGCAGCAGGTCCTGACGGCGCAATTATTACACGGCGACTCCTTGCCCGGCGAGCCTGTTCAATTTTATAACGCGGCAGTTTGA